In the genome of Arachis stenosperma cultivar V10309 chromosome 6, arast.V10309.gnm1.PFL2, whole genome shotgun sequence, the window TAGGCTATATAACCAACCAAAGAATTGCAGCTCTTTAAGGCacaaaatttatatttgatCTGTTGTAAATATCTTGAATTTTGTAGTTCTTGAATATTGTCCTATCTCAACAACAATAGTATTTCATATAGCACAACTTACCAGCATTGCAAGAAGAGGCATGCAATTAATGTAGCCACCTACTTTTAATGCTAAACATTAAAGGAATTTTATGGAAACACAATCTCAGGCACTCAGCAGAATTAATTCAATATGAACAAAccgaattcaaataaaaattcaaaatattaataTCTTAAAATTCAGCAGAATCATCAATAATACATCATATGCATGTTcagaataaattttaaatttcagagGGATAGAGTCAGGAAAATAGAATCAGGGAGTGTTAGAGACTAAAACTTGAGACCAGAGAGGGTTGAAGGCTtgaatcagagaagaagaaacttgagaactGAGAACTAAGATATGAGACCTGAGAGGGTTAAAGCAGAGACTAAGACATGAGACACGATGACAGGTAGTCGCTTTGACTTCGAGACTCCACGCGAAGAAGAGAAGCAACAACGGTGAGACACGGTTCGGAGCATAGAAGCAGAAACAACGCCAACGAGGAAGGGCGAAGGAGGAACGACGAGGATGGGAGAACGACGACGACCCACGGCGAGGAGCAGTGAAGCGGCGCAACCCACGGCGAGGAGCAGCGAAGCGGCGCGACTCACGGCGACAAAGCAAGCTCGGACAGAGAGGGCGACAAGTAGAGAAGGGATCGACGATGAGTTTAAGCTCTGAAATGGGATGGTGGGTGGTGGCTATTCTTGGAATTCGAAGAGATGAGAGGATTATGGGTGGGACTAGGGTTTTCTGGTGGGtatgagtgagagagagagagacagaagggGTGGGGTGGGGATTGGGGCCTTTCTTTTGGTTCTTGTTTACGTTCGTTTGgcccttttttttttaccttcaaaacgacgtcgtttagTAGTTTAATTTTCAAACAAAAACCGCTAAAAAACTGGATGGTTCTCCCGGTTCACTGGTTAATCGCCAGTTCGACCGATTTTTTTACCGGTTTTTTGTCAGACGATTTCTGACCTTACCCGGACCAGCTAGGTAATCGGTTCCCAATTTTTCTGGTTGAACCGGCCGGTCTGATCCAGTTTTCAAAACCATGGATtttacacaaaatatttttgtcatCTTTAATTTATCAACCCTACAACTTCACACGAATTTAATTTTCTAGGCTctcaaaataagaaaattatgATTCACATTTTGTAACATTTTATCACATAAAATTTTACACTATAATCATAAATAAAAGTGATAAAGCATTATTACGATGCctaaaaaaacatatataataatatacaaataaaCATCCTATCTCCTTAAATAAAaacttctaaaaaaatatatatagaatatacaataaagtaTTAAAAGTGGAGAGAATTCTAATACCAAAATAAATCTCAAAAAATATTCGATTCACCAATCAAAATCCCGTACTCTCAACGAGGTGTGTCACGCTctgtatctgaaaaataaaaaattcacgACAGATGAGAATTCAAAGATTTTTAATATAGTAATAGTTCCAAATAAAGACTATATAAAGAAATATGAACTCACTAGACAATCCTAATCTCCAACTTCACAAAGTTCAAGCCTAGGGTCTTAACTTATCCCAACAAGGTTAAttcactaaatttttaattctgtAACTACCTCTAGTCTCAATCATTTCCAATACATCATCATCTCTTCTCCTCAATATTACAATTGTTCAGTTCAATATTCAATTCAATAGGATCAATCACAAACACAAAGCAAATACAAAGCAAATACAAAGCAAGCACAACGAGAACAAATAGTACAACTAATAGTTAAGCAAGATAACCAGTTAGACAAACCAAAACAATTATGCACACTCAAACAATAATAAACAAATGCACATGACGCACGCCTGTCTTACTAACtgtgagctcatgtgtcggttaaACTGCCAGACCCGACACATCTGGTAGCTAAGGCGGACATtgtctctctgttgcgcatcCTCAAGAGAAAAAATATCTGGTCTTATCACAAGCCGATCTTAGAGGTAGAGTGCCCAGTCTCCTTTTCCCTAGAGGTATCATTCTATCTCAGAGGGAAAGTGTCATGTCACTTGTCTTAGAAGGAGAGTGCTCTGTCACCTTGCAATCAGAGAGAACGTGGGCAAAATAACCTACAACATCCCCAAAAAAAAACATTCTAAACTTATCACAAGTTGGTATCAGGAGGAGGATGCCCCATCACTTATCTCAGAGGGAGAATGCCCTATCACTTGCCTTAGAAGGAGAGTGCCCTGTCATGCTTCACAATCAGAAATTGAATCAAAAGGAATTCTCAACCTTCTATACAATTCCCATCAATTAACCATTTCTAATTCACATCAATtccattcaaaaaacaaaaactaaccaATTCTTATTAACTAACCActtttaatttatatcaattcCAAGCTCAACATCATACCACAACAAAATCGATGCATACATCTCAACCATCTTATACCACAACACAATCCAGGCATATCCACAAAATAACATTTCACTCAATCAATCCTCATTAAACTTACCAACATTCATTCAATCACATCCTTTGGCTCAATTATCATTCAATAAccattaattaatcaaattcaCACACTTCTATGATTCATATGATTCAAATTGTAAAACCTacaaaattagtaaataattagtcaataaattaattattatttaaagaaataaaaaaattaaattttatagtttaataaagtagaaataatttaaatatgaattttaacactaattttaaagaatttatcTCAAAACCAGATCAACGGACCAGACCCAAGTCGGACCCATAGCCCAACACAGAAACCACAACTCagctttcttcttcctcttatCACATGCAAAACTCTGAAAGGGAGCCAAGAGAAGGAAAGAAACTCCAAACCCTAATCTCTCATTCAACCTCACATAACTTTCAATCCGGAGCTTCGATCGCCGCAAGTAAACAATTTGGCAAGTACATCACTATTTCTTTCTCAGCCACTATCTCCTAAACTTTCAAATTTGAAGTTTTAATTTTGAGAGATTTTGTGATTTCAATGTTTAGGATCGAACTAGCTTTATGGACTTGTCGGGTCTGGTCCCAAATTTCTGTTGGTAAAGTGAAAAATCTCTAACTCTTATGAATCACAAGTAATTATGAGCCCTAAGTTGATTTTGAGAAATATTGTTGGTATTAGATTAAATTGTGATTCTTTGGATCAAATTAGTGTTGTTGGAAAGCGGAAATTTGAGTCTTGGTGGCTGGGAGTTCGCATTTGGAGAGGAGTTAAAATATTGAAGCTTGAAGAACGGTGAAATTGAAGTGTCTTGGGCTTTAACgaggaatcggccaaggtatggttttggtttctcataGGTAATATATAATGTAACAtgaaaacttaggttagatGACCTAGGATAAGTTGAATTGTGTCTTTGGTACATACATAGTGGTTTTAGTCGATACAATATGTGTTGAATTGATGTGGCATGGTTAGAGTAATGATTATTGATATGAgtgtggttgatgttggtgaaatgataattttgatgattgataatgatatattgATGGTTATGTATGAAGTTGTCCTGGATACAGATTATTGGGTTGAACTTGATGAAATTATGCATTGGTGTATTACGGAGTAAATGAGAAGTGTTGTAATATAGTTTGGTTTGTTTTGGTGTTGTTTTAAAGATTGGAATATTGGTATTGAGTTGAGAAATTGATAAAATAAGAGGTTTTGAGTTTTTGgtaaaaagtgatttttaaccaACTTCAGCGAATCAtaatttgagcctcagattttggatttgaatgaaatttatttcaaattaaagataatttcaAGAGCTTTAAAATGGTTTAAAGTTATGAAAATCAAAGTTGGACGCTCGCGTATGCGAGCAGTATATGCAACGCCAGAGTCACCTTGTTTTGAAATCTCGCGTATGCGAGCCCCCTATTTTAGCCAAAAATGAGATTTTTGAATGTTTAACTAATCCTTTAACTTTCCAAACCTTTATAACTACCTTCCCAGACCTAATACCTAGTTTCTAAACATAAAATGGAGAGGGGACTTATAGTGAAAGGTTGTGAAGTGGAAGAACTTGGATCGAGGACTTTAAAAGAAGTTAAACATGGTATAAATAATGAGAAAACTAATGTTGGTTGATTGAGGAAATGCAAAATATTGAGATTATGATGAACGAAGGTTAACTTGATGATAATTGATTGAAAATGAATGAATATTTTAAATGAGTCATGATTGAGGATGATTGATAATGAGTATGtctgtgttttctctctggttgtaagtgtgacagggcacatattccCTTTAATGGTGACATGGCACTTTTCCTCTAACTGTTAGCTGATGTGTTGAGATATTTGTGCACAACAAAGAGATAATGCCCAGGTTAGCTACTGGACATGTtgggttggctgtataaccgacaaatgagctcattagccATAGGACAGTCATGCATCTTGTGCACTTGTATGACTTGGTTGTGTATGCATTTGTTTTGGCTTGCCTTATTGCTTATCTATGACTTGCTGCTATCTGATTTGCTTGTTGTAATTGCATcctatctttgttttctttacttgtCTTGTATGTCTTTGCAACTAAGAGATTCCTCATTTGGCGGACAAGTGACGAAGGTAGTTCTACTGGAGTTTTGTAGGGTTGGATGAGAGTGAGAATTGTGGGGAATAAGTTAAAATCGGACTAGAACCTAGGTACCATAGATAGTTCAACTAGTTTTTGGTTTAAAGTATAACTCTAAGATTTTAATTTGAGTGTcagagttctaggattgcctatgGCTTTCCcgggaccttatatattatttatgtgAGCACCATTATCATGTTGAGAACccccggttctcattccatacatatgttgtcattttcagatgcaggtcgagaggcacctcACTAGGTGTTTGGAGTTTCCTTTGGAAAGCGAAGATAGGACGTTGTCTCTTGTATTTTGCAATGCACATAGATATGTGTATAGACTTCTCCTTTAGATATGCTTTACTTTTGTTCCTCCTAGAGGTTTCATGGAGATATAGGAGTTTATGTCATGTATTTTGAGTGCTTTTGggatgtatatgtatatatatgtatgtcaTTTTCTCCGGCCAGCCTTGGCTTCGCAGGTTAAGCCTGGAGCTTGATATTCTATATCTCTTGACATTAagctcttattatatatatgtgcCTTTACTTTTCTTCGTACGCAAGTTTCTGTTACGTGAGCATTGCACTTTTCTTTTTACAATTTTGTTTAAACTTTCTTTCAAGACTCCTCGATTATTAAATTCTTTCAActattattatgtataaattttattttagaggttgtaataccacaccacctttGTTTTACAGCTTAAGCGTAAAGCACTGTATGGTAAGGTGTtattgatgagtggatattttatactcTTTTTGGTATCATTTTCATAATGTTTCATAATGTTTTACAGCTGAACAAGgtcacaataaagaataagtacccactGGTGAggattgatgatctcatggatcagctacaaggagctggagttttctccaagattgatttgtgATCCGGTTATCACTAGATAAgagtgaggggtgaggatatccctaagaccgctttcaagactcgttatggtcattacgagtacactgtaatgtcttttgggttgacaaACGCTCCTGCAGTGTTTATGGATTATATGAACAGAGTTTTCTGTCCGTTTCTCGAttaattcgttgttgtcttcattgatgacatactgatttattccaaaactgaagaagagcacgcagaacacttgaggaccgtgttgcagatactaaaggaaaagaaactctATGCGAAATTGTCCAAATGTGAATtctggaagagtgaggtgaagtttttgggtcacgtggtTAGTAAACAAGGGATAGCAGTAGACCCATCTAAAGTGGAGGCGGTAATGAATTGGGGGCGACCAACCTCAGTTActgagataaggagttttctagGCTTAGCTGGCTACTACCGATGATTCATCAAGGGCTTTTCGCAAATAGCTTTGCCattgacaaagttaacccgcaaggATGcgccgtttgtttggactcctgaatgcaaGGATAGCTTTCAAGCGTTGAAGCATAAGTTGACCACTGTACCTGTGTTGGTGTTACCTGAGCCAAATGAATCGTTTGAGGTGTACTGTGATGCCTCACtaaagggtctagggtgcgtgctgatgcagcatcgtaatgtggtggcgtatgcctcacgtcagttgagacctcatgaagttaacTACCCTATGCATAATTTGGAGCTTGCTGCGGTGGTGTTTGCATttaaggtgtggaggcattacctctatggggttaagtaccaagttttttttaatcacaagagcttgaaatacctctttgatcagaaagagcttaatatgagatagaggaggtggatggaattactgaaggactacgactttgagttaaATTACCATCTGGGGAAGGCAAATGTAGTGGCAGATGCATTAAGTCGAAAGTCACTGTATGCTGCTTGGTTGATGATCCGAGAAAAAGAGTTTCTCAaaggattcgagagtctgaagaTTGGTGTTCAAGAAGTGTCTGGAACTCTGTGTTTGAGTCAATTACAAATCTCAAGTATTTTATATCCGAACTCTTAAAGGCTCATGAAGATGATGACGCGTTATGGAAGGTGCTACCAGCCATTGAGCACGGGAAACATTGGAGAATGTCAGAGGataaagatgggttatggagattcaagggtaggatcattgtgccgaaTGTTGGCACCTTGCGGCAAGATATCTTGAAGGAAGCACATAAAAGCGGATTCTCTATTCACCCAGGAAgcactaagatgtaccatgatttaaaggcaaTGTTCTGGTGGCCAGGTATAAAGAATGATATGGCAGAGTACGTCTcgaagtgcttaacttgtcaaaagataaatattgaacatcaaagacatTCCAGGATATTGCAACCTTTAGAGGTTCCGCAATGGAAATGGGAAAGCATTGCAATGAATtttgtgtcgggattgccaaggactagggacAGCTTTGATgatatttgggtgattgtggaccgactgacgaagtcagctcactttttacccattcggaTAACTTACACCCATGAgaagctagcacggttatacataaagaagattgtgagacttcatggtgtacctgctactataatctctgatagagaccctcgtttcacttcaaggttttggggtgcatttcagaaagctttcagaacccgattaagcttgagcacagcttaccatcctcaaataGATGGTCAATCCGAGAAGACTATCCAAACCTTGGAAGATATGTTGAGGGATTGTGTTTTGGATCAACCGGCGAGCTGGGATCGCTATATGCCGCTAGTGGAGTTTGCGTACAATAATAGCtaccatgcgagcatcggaatggcttcGTATAAGGCTCTATATGGGATGAAATGTCAATCTCTGCTATGCTGGTAtaaagctggagagaaaagcttgttggggctgGAGATGATAGTTGAGaccactgaacaagtcaagaaaatctgagataggatgcttactgCTCAGAGTCGTCAGAAGAGTTATGCCGATCAGAGGCAGAAGCCCTTGGAATTTGAGAAAGGAGatcatgttttccttaaggttactccaaCCATGGGAGTAGGGAGGGtgattaaagcaaagaagttgaatcctcgttACATTGGTCAATTTCAGATCCTGGAAAgggttggaccggtggcgtatcagatggctctaccacctcatctttcgaacctgcacgatgTGTTTCatgtgtcgcagcttcggaagtatactcctgatgctagccatgtgttagaacctgaatcggttcagttaaaagaagatttgacgcttccggtggctccagtcagaattgatgatactagtatcaaacggttgcgtggaaaataGGTTTcgttagtcaaagtggcatggagtcgaggcggtgttgaggaacacacttgtgaacttgagtcggagatgcgagcTGACTACCCGcacttattctcaggtaattgaatttgaattttgtgggaaAAATTCctaattaggtgggtagaatgtaaaacccagTTAATTAATGGCTTATTAaccccataaatgagaatttattctagaaagccaaaaatgtgatttttaggCTTAATATGTTAGAGGAGATTGAGAAGAGAATTTTGATACCAATTTAATAGAAATTGGACCAATATTGGACCGAACGGGTCAAACCGGGCCAACCAGACCCATattgggcccttggcccaatctaactaaaccaaaacccaaATTTTCaacactctctctcctcacaacacacAACACATGCTGAAAATGGGAATGGaggggggaagaacactctctcaagttctctcccttggttggtCTTCAAATCActataacttttgatctagagctccgattaccgcacactacaagaaaaacacccattcaggtacacttgaaaagtgtagccaaaagtgaaaaaaaatgatgccttaggctacggctacgctttttaggCTACGGCTACGTTTTTTGGAGTGATTCCTATTcggccgttgcctattctcaaaggctacgcttttttgcaacaagggctacgcttttggcctttgagaataggctacgcttttcaagtgatgctatCTAGGACCAAAGGCTGCGCTTTTCAGCTTTTATTTTtccagaataggctacgcttttcaacaCTACTGCATCACTTGTAAAGCGTAGCCATATTTTATATCATAGCTACTTTTtataagcgtagccttaggtccctcttttttttatatactatagctactgtatataagtgtagccttaggtctcgtttttttttgtatactattttttctatatatatatatatatatatatatatatatatatatatatataaaataattattaatacaacataatagttaatatgattacatatataataattttgtatttttatttaaatgagttgaatattacaaaataaaaataatacataattatactaaataatttctttatataataaaaattatctctaaccaaaatatatttataatattgaTCCAAAAGTACAAGAATGAAGTTAACTGTAAAAATTTATACATCTCAAACTAAAGTAAGCATAGCCATATCAAAACCATAATATCACTTAGCCAATAAAAGTATCTTCTAATAAAAATCATTAGTCAACCATACATGTAAAGATTCTAAATAGCACTCTATCTTAGCCAATAAACCACAATAATAGTCAACTTAATCTTCATTGTTATCCTGCATAATTATATAGAAAagtagttaaaaaaatattcataatgaCATTCGTAATTATAAAAAGACCACCAAAGAAATCACCTTTTTTTAATCTTAATTTTAACTCGATTTATCACCAAAGAAACACAAGGTTCTCAAAAGCTATAGACACTTAAAAGAGTTGGAGCTAACATTTCAAGAATACATAAAAATGAGTAATGACTAACAAATATGATATTACATTTTGCACCTAAATTGTTATAGATATATAAGGTGCCAAAATAGGTCAGAGACTACTTCATAACAAACAAAAATCTGCTGACTTTGGAAATAGACCTCTCAAAATCAAAATGAGCAATTAGATAGATGAGACTAAGATTCTTCAATTCGGAAAATAATGCAATATGTTCACAGAATAATCCTGACTCTTGAATAGACCTTTCTGACAAATAAAGACTTAACTATcgaaacagaaaaataaaactgACAAATCCAAACCATAAACCATTGCATTGAAGTGATGAAATATAATTCATTATATTAGGGagtaattataattttaattgaaacgCATATTGCATTGAAGTGATGAAATTAACAGTACTTAATTATGACTTGAGAAGCATTACATACCTTCTATCTAGCAAGTGTGTCCCAATTTATATCCTTAAAGAAAACATGTTCTTTCACCTGGATAATTAAGCATCTATCAATGTGACGTTTGAAGTGCAAGTAAAATGAAATATGATCATAAAAATGGGGAACAAGCATCTGTATGCTAATAAGAAATTAAATCACCTCTGATGCACCTCTAGCTCCAAGTCTTTGGTTAGGATCTTCAGTCAATAATCTGTAAATAAACACATCTCAGGTACTAATCCAAGAAAATATTCATTTTTCTATCCTAATCGTGACTTCAACTTAGCACAATAACGCAGGACAAAAAACCATAATTTATAACAGATCGGCATCCAGCAAAGGGAGCATAAAGAAAAAGCTTTAGATAGAATAAAACTTAGATTTTGTACaaactataattatattttcatttttacaCAAAGCCACAGTTAAGAGGGGGGGTAAAAAATGAATCATGGGCTTGTTATGTAGTTGACAACAGTCAAATAATTCAGAACACCAAATACAATGGGATTGCTGTTCTCATGGTTTAAGGATAATGCCATGTGAAAGGTGAGACAGTAGTGGTCACTGTCACAAGATTATTAACATAAAGTTCATATTTAGCAGATGGCACCAGGATTGCTAAACAATATACATTCACAAATGCTATCTTCGGCTTAAGCAGTCAAGCTAAAATATCCAAATTAATGGAAGCATGCTCAGTATTGGAAACATAAACAAAGCATTGATATTCTAAAATGCTGACCAGAATAAACAGTTTGCAATTGCCAGATACATATAACATGAAGATAACATGATTATTACCGATCAATAAGATCTTGAGCTTCAGGACTCATTTCTTCAGGAACTGCAGGCCAAGGTATCTTACGATTAAGAATATTATCAAATATAGTCTACAAACACCCCCAAAAAGAAATATCTGTCAGTAAGAGCTAAACCATACATCAAACAAGAACAGAAACGCAAAAATCATGGCAAAAGGTATGCTATTAAACCTGAGGATGCTCTGCATTAAAAGGTGGAAGACCAACAAGCACCGTCTCTCCGGCCTCCGCCACTCTCATTCTCTCTCCGTCTCTCCCTAAACTACAATCACATTTAAGAATCAAAATCGAAACCACCGATAAGGAAGCTTAATCCGTAAGCCAAAACAAAAaggtaaagaaaagaaaaaaagcgaAGCTAAATTGGGAAAGTTGTATTATAAACTGTAAGCTGTAACTAGAGGCAACCATGGCAAGATTCGTCAACTACCGagtaggaaaaataaaaaaattgaagagaAAAAGGGAATGGGCATAAGAAATTAGGCACCTGAACACCAGGGGTATCAAAGTTTATGACTAGGATCTTGGCACCAACGTCACTCGAAATTCGGAGCTCCACTCGGTCGTTGAGCGAGGCGTCACGCATCAAATTAGCGGAGTAAAAGTGAAGCATAACTATAAAAGTGAAGAATTAGAAACTGCAAAAGTGATCTTAAAACTTGTTTAAGAAAGAATAACAAACTACTATTTAAGATGGAAACAATGAGATAATAGATATGCATGTTCTAATGATGAAACATACTACTTCATTAGCATTTCAGTTTAGAGTTGTATATCAAGTTTTCCATGAACATAAAGACTTGAAATATATAGTTTTTGGGTTAAGCCCACAAAATCTGGTACAAACTTGGTACATATTAATGAAAAGCACCTGTTTGCTTTATTCTCTGAGAGAAAGGAGGCCAAGTTGATACCTTCCTTGTTGTGGCAAGGGATCCAGAGGGCATTGCTGCTACAAAAGATACTATGAACCTAATGAGGGACATCACAGAGTAAATAAGGGATAGTAAATAAGGGATAGTACATAAGTACATAGTAAAAATTGGTGAACCTTGTTCATTAGGATTTTCTCTCTTTTGCTACAATTAAATGGAATAGTGTTCTTAGTTCTTAATCAGTAACATAGGCTTTCTTAGCTGGACTATGTGGAAGACTAGAAACCAGTTCATATttcaaaataaagaaattaatcCAGCAACAACAATTATCTGAGCAATTAAGCATTGTGAATCAGAAACCTTGCCTTTTGCTCGTTTATGCCTTGAATCAGGTGCACAACCTTGTGTGATAACATGCCAAATCCACTTGAACAGTTTCAATACtgaaaattgattaaaaatgttaaaatagaCTCAGACTTTGTATTTGGTCCTAGCTCAGTATAATAACAACTATAGTAATTCATATATCAAACACGTAGTTTACTAATTGTATGCGAAAgtaattacaattaaaaaataaaatcgcTAGTTTATGCATACAGGT includes:
- the LOC130936773 gene encoding probable serine/threonine protein kinase IREH1 — translated: MRVAEAGETVLVGLPPFNAEHPQTIFDNILNRKIPWPAVPEEMSPEAQDLIDRLLTEDPNQRLGARGASEVKEHVFFKDINWDTLAR